A genomic stretch from Magnetococcales bacterium includes:
- a CDS encoding YajQ family cyclic di-GMP-binding protein: MPSFDVVSEVDLQEVDNAVNQVTKEIATRYDFRGSKCKVEREEAILKVTADDDYKLAQVLDVLKEKLVRRKVDLKVLDYGTVEAASLGSKRQQITVRQGLDSELAKKVVAGIKAAKLKVQASIQGEQVRVTGKKRDDLQEAIASIKAAGYELPLQFTNFRE; the protein is encoded by the coding sequence ATGCCATCATTCGACGTGGTTTCCGAGGTGGATTTGCAGGAGGTGGACAACGCGGTCAATCAGGTGACCAAAGAGATTGCCACGCGCTATGATTTTCGCGGCTCCAAGTGCAAGGTGGAGCGGGAGGAGGCCATCCTCAAGGTGACCGCGGACGACGACTACAAGCTCGCCCAGGTGCTGGATGTGCTGAAAGAAAAACTGGTGCGCCGCAAGGTGGATCTCAAGGTGTTGGACTACGGCACCGTGGAGGCGGCCTCGCTGGGCTCGAAGCGTCAGCAGATCACGGTACGCCAGGGACTGGATTCGGAACTGGCCAAAAAGGTCGTGGCCGGGATCAAGGCTGCCAAGCTCAAGGTACAAGCCTCCATTCAAGGCGAACAGGTGCGGGTGACGGGCAAAAAACGCGACGACCTGCAAGAGGCCATTGCCAGCATCAAGGCCGCCGGGTACGAACTGCCGCTGCAATTCACCAATTTCCGGGAGTAG